The region TAGAAACGATGCAACAGATGCTATTTAGTcgcaagtgtttttttttaaggttttttaaaaaacaaacaaacaaacaaacaaacaaacaaacccttatgttaaaaaaatatgtaagtTTTTACTGACAAGAAAAAAATCGATCGTTGTTGTGAAGCGTATTTTTTAAAGGGAATTTCCAGTGTTTTAACGCAGCAACATATCAACTTCGGTGGAGTTTTATTTAAATGGCCACGTCCTTGCCATGAGCCTGTAAGGCGTGAAATTACTCGATAAATGTGGCTTTTAAATAAGTGCTATATTTAACAGttacaacttttaaatacatgaaaaaatagcaccttcattttaaaatgtaaaagttgaGTAGAGATGTGAGAAAATATAAAGGAAGCATTCATTTTTCAAGTGTCCATTTTGGTTCAAATAAATGGGGAAGGATTCATaaaatcatcctcatcatcagaACTACTGTCAGTTTTTGTaggttatttaatatttttaaattacagtTACAGGCACGTTTTCATTTTAGTCATATTTTAtggatttatttgattttactgTAACACAGGCCTAATACGATCAGAAGAATTATTGCttctgaaaaaagaaacaaatactaAAAAGCTGCATgtgctttttaatattttttgcagtttgcacaGACCCGTGTTTATATTCTTTCAGTTAGTCGTGTTACTAAAAGTCtattgatttttacattttttaaattttaggtAACAAGGTGTATGTTCATCCTGAATCCCCAAATACTGGTGCTCACTGGATGAGGCAAGAAATCTCTTTTAGCAAGTTGAAGCTGACCAACAATAAAGgagccaacaacaacaacacacaggttAGATATAGTTTTTAAATATGGCtgaatttctctttttcttctttttttttttgtgaaatagTGTTTCAAATActcttgctttatttatttatatatttttatcatcAGCTGCAAATGCTTGGATACATTTCCAGAATATTTCCAGTCTTTGACTAATATTTGTGAACAGTGCCCCTCTCCACTGAATCATAAAGACTTGCAGCTGCAGTCGTACGTATCAGCATGCATAGCGTTGCACTTATCAACCACTTCTCATTTTCAGATGATAGTCTTGCAGTCACTTCATAAATATCAGCCGCGGTTGCACATTGTGGAGGTGACAGAAGATGGAGTGGAGGACATGAGCAATGAGGCCAGAACTCAGACCTTCACCTTCCCAGAAAACCAGTTTATAGCTGTCACAGCTTATCAGAACACAGATGTAAGCACACGATTAGtctctttattttttcccctttttgatacaacaaattaaaattatttgattctaaattttgtttgaaaaaaacgCAATCTTTAATATTGTTTTTCAGTCTTTAATGTAATAGTTTACCCAAAGATGCATATTATTAATACAAGCTTTCGTCTTTATTTCAGATTACTCAGCTAAAGATAGATCACAACCCATTTGCAAAAGGCTTCCGGGACAACTATGACTCGTACGTGTTTTGCATTCAAAGCAAtgtggtttttggttttctttgtgtgGTGCCCTTATTTGTTTGTTCAAAACCAGTAGTAGCCTATTGCAAttcatttttgtatttgttttctttctttgctaaACAGGATGTACACAGCTCCAGAGAGTGACAGGCTGACTCCATCTCCTACAGACTCGCCGCGCTCTACCCAGATTGTGCCCGGAGCCCGCTATGCCATGCAGCCTTTCTTTCAGGACCAGTTTGTCAACAACCTGCCTCAGAACCGATTCTACCCTGGCGAACGCGCCGTTCCCCAAACCAACAGCCTTCTCTCCCCGCAGAGTGAGGATGCCAGTGCAGCTGCTTCTGCCCAGCGCTGGTTTGTTCCCCCAGTTCAGCAGCCGGGCTCCAACAAGTTGGATCTGTCATACGAGAATGACTATTCCACAAGTAGCCTGCTGTCCTACGGCATTAAGCCCCTGTCCCTGCAGACATCCCATGCTCTCAGCTACTACCCAGACTCGGCCTTCGCTTCCATGGCTGCAGGCTGGGGAACCAGAAGCTCTTACCAGCGCAAAATGACCACAGGCCTTCCTTGGTCCCCTCGTCCAAGCCCCCCAGCCTTCCCGGAGGACCAGCTGGGGGCAACTAAGGAAAAGCTGTCTGAGGAGAACGCGCCACCCACCTCAACCTGGATTGAAACGTCCCACTCACTGAAATCAGTGGACTCTGCTGATTCTGGTGTGTACTCCATGGTGTGCAAGAGGCGCAGGATGTCCCCAGGGGGCTCAAGCACAGAGAACTCCCCAACCATCAAGTGTGAGGACTTGACCACGGAGGAGTACAACAAGGACAACCCAAAAGGCATGGGTTATTATGCATTCTACACAAGCCCCTAAGACTCTATTTATTTAAACTAAATATAAATCTTTCGTTTTTATTGAGTGATCTCCATTCCTTGTTaatgtcttttttctcttttctctaaaGGTGCCAAAGCTTAGTGTTCCCCCCAAGCAAGCTGCACAAGGTTTTTTTCCCAGGCCAGCCCCTCCCACATACCTGAGCAGAAACATGCATAgtgattgttgttttttaaaaataaaagcatgtacCAATTAATTCCTttatttttgcaactttttttgacagatgtgattttttccccctcccgtCCCCCATGCATATTTAAGTCATTTTTGTTGTACAGTATTTGTGCACTTTAGAATGTGATGTATCTTGTACAAATTGTCTTCATGGAGGTGTTATTAAATGGATAATAAAACAGCTTTTCATGAAGCACTGTTCAAATGTCTGagtatgttttatttatacGAAGAGCGATCAGTAACAGCTCTCGGATGTTCACCAGCCGCAAATACAAATCTATGCGTGCATTTTAAGACGAAACAGCTCCCACGTTTGATAAAAACACTGCATTTAAGACATTTTAGTACAATTGAAGAGCAAGTTTCTCATTTTTTACAATCTACTGCCTTTTATGGCTGAAAATTCTggccttcaaaataaagcacGCCTAATGATCGTTGACTTTGCAACAAAATAAAGTGTGTAAAATCCACAAGGAATCTAAACATGCTGGTTCTCTCAAACTCAGCAAAAATCAGTGAAAGACAATTCTGCCTTATCTTGTGTTGGTATAGATGGAGGTCAGAAGTTTTAACCAAGCGAATAAGGCACACAATGAACACCATTCCCAGCTGTACTTTGTATGTTTCAACTGATTAAAATTTGACTCATCTCACTAATAAACTATATTTAgtcttgtttatttaaaaaaaatatggattttaattattcttttttatttcacatgCAGACAACTGTGACCATAAATAGGAACAATCAGAGGAAACAACACTAAATATTAATGACATCGGATGGTATATAGATTAGAGGTTGTTTTAAGGCAacaataatgtatttttttgcGCTTCACCCATGGAAATGTAAAGCTGAAATTCTCAGAATCCACGGCGCGTATGCATAAAAGCGCTGAGCCATCCTTTTCATGCCACAAATAAGTGTTACAAGGTAACACAGCGGCTCACAATTCAAGTGAGCAACGTGCAATTTAAGTATAAGTTTTACATGACATGATTCACAACATAGACTCAATTAGGTGAAAAGCACGCAAAGCGGGGAGGGAGTACTACCATTTCCACTGTTGTTGCCATGGCGTTTTCACACATTTTATCATTTACCTAAGAATGCAACTGCATCTGAGGCATGTGTATACTTAGAAAAcacgaagaagaaaaaaactaaatggaAAACAGTCCATAAACCATCCATCTAAGGGCAGCGTTCAGCTTAACACCTCTATTTATACTGCGCATCTATGGCCTCTCCAAAAGTGGATTGGTGAAACTAAAATCCGCAAAAAGAGAAGTCATAATATTCACACCAAGACTTCTTGGCTCATGTTCTCAGTGCCTGTTTTTTCTTCGGTGAAAATACTTCATATCCATCCCCATAAGGACCCCAATTTGAATTGATTTACATACTTGAATTCTAATTAATTCTGTTGTCAGACTCCTTGACAAAGTGAGGAGTCTGACTAACTCCAATTAACACCTCCTAACAAGGTAGAGTGCTTGATTGCCCCGGCCTCTCAGGAAAGCTGTAAGAAAAAGGCTCTTCGGGGGGGAGGGGTTTGGGCCTagagaataaaaatgtttgcacTTGTGCGTGTCAGCAAATTGTATTTCAGTGCATCTGATgatgtttttcttctccttttcatGTTGTCTTGACCTCTGTTCATCAGTTGTCGCGATGTGGAGAATAGCTGTCAAGATTAGAGCCGTATGACCACAGTTTCCACACTCTCTAGAAAGGATAGTTGCCGAGATGTGAGAGTAACCGATACACTGACAACAGAAGAGGAAGGCAGTACATTTGTAACTCATTGGAAACAGCAGTTACTTCAGCCATCGCATTCCCCTCTTATAGAAGCCACAGAGTAACTTCTTATGTCAGCAAAGTTTAGCGTATTCTCTTAAATTTGCAAGGCCTGACATAATGCTGCTttcatagtaaaaaaaaaaaaagaaagaatttgACTCGAACTAAAAATAATACGATGGCTCGAAACATTGCGCGCATATTTTAGGTGCCAAAAGGGAAGTCGAGACGATGCAAGACTCCTTTTGTGTTGCCGAAGATTGCTTTTCATGACACTGGCTGTGCACTTGGAGTGATGTTACAGAATAAACTTGGGAGTGATCAGACACATTTCTGATGGTGATTGATGCCTTTCTAAGACTTTTGCACTACACCACACCCATTTTAGCTATTGTCGTGACCATCACACCATCTCCAAGGTGAGTGCCTCATTTGTCAAGATATGTCGCCCTGTTCAGCAGTTACTGCCCAATCTCTGCCATCATCACTCAGAAATAAAACCTCCTGTCCATGAAGTGATATAAACAGCAGCGGAATGATACACAGACACTTTGACCGAGTCTAAACTACACGTATAATCTTAAGCCGAAGCTTTGTAAAGATCCTCTCACAGTTTGTTTCACAAGTTAATAGGAGGGGATTCTTGTGAGCTCCCTGCAACTCTAAAGAACAACAAGTCGATAGATTGTGTCTTTCTCAACCATTCAAGCAAGAAGTACAGTAATCAATAGACACCTCTGCAGCATGCTTGCAGAAATTCAACTCGTGTTAACTTAGAGATATGCGCATTGGGATAAGGCCTGAACAATTGACTGCTCTGCTCTACAGCTGTTAACACTGCTAGCTACATTCTCAGTAATTGACTGTGTTTTGTTGAAGTGTCAGTAATACAGGCCTAGGAGGACCAGAGTCTTGCAGTGAATGTGTAaaacttgtgtgtttgtgtctgtttgtgtgtgtgtaggtgaacAGTCGCATGTCTGTGCCCTTCCCTCAGGCTGTCCTTTGGTGACCATGTTGAGAGTCCATGTAAGAAAGGCCAAGGAGGCTATGGAGATATTGTACCCAAGGAGGGCTGACATCTAAACACAGATGAAGGCCTGAGGCTGTTTCCTCACCTTCAGTCACACTCTATTACTGCTCTCACTGACTAAATGCAGCCACGGGCAGACGCGTGTCTGGGTCAAGGTTTTATATCCGCcccttttaaaaagtaacagtCATGGCTGAGACAGAAGCAATTTTGATTCCTCTTCACACTATATTTCCTCTtttgatgtgttgataaatGTCACCTCTGTTAAATGATTATCAAGCCACTTAGAATTACTGCAGAATTATTCCTCGGGGACTCTTTGAGTCTCATATGGCCACTCTGTTGTTTGTGATGCTTTCACTCATGATCTAGTTAATCACTCTTATTTTACTAAAGGTTTTGGTTTAAATATCTTGAGGTTAATGTCATTTGTCTAAGGGAGTCACATCTACTTCTTGTAATTGTTTCTGAAATGATGCAACACAGTTTTCTTTCTGATTACTCCACGAGCACAAAGGCAAGGAAACAAACTGTACTAGATTATACTGTGACACCTTTATACACCAATGTCTGTCCTGTAATTTGTTTTATGTATAACAACCATATGCATTGTTAAGTGGAGTGCATTGACAGTATTTgagttttcttttgtctttcccAGGGTGTTTTATGTACACAACATGAGGCTTTATTTAGTTCATTGCTTTCTTTTGGACTGGTTCACCAACAGTGGATGTGGGGTTGGAGGGTAGGTTGACTACAGTATGAATGTAATGCTCACAGGTCTGCTTGAGTGAGACCCTGGTGTGAGATGAGTCTCAAGTTAGCAGGGCCACAACTGTTTGGAGAAGACCGTTGAGTGTTGGCAGAGAGCATGGAGGTGAAAAGAACCGGAGGCGTAGAAGGGCCTCCTGTTGGTACCCATAGACTGCATATGCAGCACACAAGCATGGCCTTGACTCATTGGTGCATGGATAATGCTGGAAAGAGTATCCCGCAGCTAAGCTGCACTTAACAGCACATTGATTTCAAACCCCTGTGTTCCCTCTGGAGGGCAGTGGAACGCACCTCGACGGGCCAGACCCCCACCCTTTTCCCTCTTCCCACCTTCTCCTTCTGATCACCAACACCATTTACCCTCTCCACAACCTACCCCTCCCACTATCTGCCCATCCCTGTGTCGATTTGGGTACACCATGCTGGTCACTGGCCTCTACTCCTCCTTCCCCCGAATGTCCCACAGGAGTTGAACAGGATTTAGGGGCACTAACGCTCCCGCAAGACATTGGTCTTGAGAGCAGTGTTTGGGGTAGGGCACATAGATGCAGCTGGGTGGAAAAGATCTGTGGTCAAAATCAATGCATTGGCACTTTGATGGAGCGCTCAGGCAGATTTGGGAATTTCACATTctcttccttttttctcctGGAACCCTCAGAAGGCCTCACCACTGGAGAAAAACAACATCCACCAACCCTTCTGGGGGAAAGGGACTCTTCATTTCTACAGCTTCTGAGACAAAACATGACACAATCAATATTCATTTGGTGGGTTTTACTTAACATTTTACACTCTCCAATGTGTCACCTTTTGGAGCTCAGCGCAATTGAAAACTATCTTTGTGACCTCTGTAAGGATTCAACAAGttagatattttttaaagatttatttatgatttttttttgcaaatatggCATCAAGTCTCCAGTTTTTTTAAGCGCTACAAGTTTTTAGCAATgttttctccctttcttctttccCGAAGCTGCGAAAGGAGAAAACTTTCTTtcccatcatcaccacaccttGCAATCTGCATCTTTTTCTGCGAGTCCCAGCACAGGTGGATGCCACTGTGGTGATTCTTCCACTTGTCTAACTTCTGACTCATCTCCCAGCTGCATTATACTGATGCATGTTTAAGGAGCAGTACACAGCACACTTCTTTGTGCGCTAATGGGCTCTCAGCATCTTTAAGACTCAGGCTACAATTAAGAGGTGATAGTTTGATCTCCCACCTCGCAGTTCTATTTCTGAGCTGCCGCGTGATTATGCCGGAGGTTGATGGGTGGGTGAGGATTGGGCTCTATTTAAAGGAAAACGCCCCTGAACACTTCTGAACGAGCAGACTTCTTTGGCTGTTTGCACCTGTCTGGTTTATCTTCGAAGTGCATTTTGTGCCACACCTATGAAAGAGAACCAGGAGATTATGTAATAATGCACATGACTGAGGGTGTTCACTGGAATAACAATAAAAGTTTTGGTGGTTTAGTGGGGCTGAAGATGGGCTTCTAGGGCTGGATCATTTAGATAAACTGCAATAGTGAAAATTATTATGATAATTTGGGCACATCAGCTTTACATAGTAAATTTAAACTGTGGCTTTCTTTGTGGTTCACCATACACTATTTTCAGTCATTTGTCATGATCTAGAAATAAGTGAATATGTACCTTAAATCATAAAACAAGGGAGAGGAATAGcagacagaagagaaagcagtgTATCTATAGAGTGAATGAAATATCTTCATTTCTGGCTGTGTTGACTTGTATTAACAGAAAGAGTTGTTTAATACGACATTGCCATCTGCTGGTGAAGATGAATAATTACAGAAAAGTGAAACTCTTGAGGAAAAGATGTGGGGATAAAAGCCTGAAGGATGCCAAATAACACAAGgccaggggcctgttcttcgtaccgcgctaagtgagttagctggatgagattgttgacgatttcgcgtgatcctggatcgttcggttccccgaagcccatccgggacttgctgtcatagcaacagagccgtaagcgtaaacctgctggggagcaggtttactttatgtaaacaggattagatcgcggccacccaggtatgtccgcgtcattcatacgaaagcaacagcgatattccaccactgtttcaccataaataaataacatcaatgtaactaaagataatgcagcacttgatccttttattgatttcacacagatacatacaggtcattccctaaaaaagggaaatgtactattaacattctattacatgtatgtgattattacagatgtaattcatatttcagagtagtaattgtaaattacttcgtgtaatcaagatgagagaccacggctataaaagcgaaggtggatttgggaagtctgtcgcagtcatatcctgtccgtttacgcgagcaacccattgcggaaggtgcaagattgataaggagagtcctcagaatccagcgtatattgcgggacagacaggatcctttagctcagcgcgacagtgtgctcatagagagatatcgattttcccgtgagggtattattcacttaaccaacttgttgacgagggggtgcaggaccaccacctgtcttttttttgctctgcccttttcttggttgctgttatgaacaaacaaacagagtattccagggtctctttccaagagacgacaagcaatataagtgataaatattaccattctgtagaatattcttatatttcacttttacttgttcccatgttctagtgggtcctgttgtggctctaatgtgaaaggggatataatataacatattataatataatgtaatgtaatataatattggataatatggtgtgatatgataaatctaccctaccgcctactggtgttggccagaggggccgatggcgcaatatggcagcctggcttctgtcagtctgccccagggcagctgtggctacaaccgtagctgcctccaccagtgtgtgaatgtgagagtgaatgaatagtggcattgtaaagcgctttgggtgccttgaaaagcgctatataaatccactccattattattgttattattgaattacttacgagtttgatttgtcagcaactttctgccagccctctctccttgcttttgcagcctttgcagtgttcccttgcgttttaattaaactctgaaactcctgaaatccctcactcaagagttcttgctctgctgccgaaaaataccgagcgcgctccttcgacattttcgccgaccaatcaaagggttgccgatcaatgtttctactatcgatgcgtagcccctgttgggccacccagtgatctcacattacttcatccagctatactaatcgtcaacaacaggtgtgttcggggaaccggaatagcgagctcagagttagcgcgatgatttggtcttggatgtttcatttgatcttggatgtagtaagcgacgtacgaagcacagggcccagggctgaaaatcagcagcaacaagtctTACGGTGTTATGAATCTAAGTTAGAAATTTTTGGTTGAAACTATCattagcagtgttggtcaagttacttgaaaaaagtaatcagtaactaattactgattacttcccccaaaaagtaatcccgttactttactgattacttattttcaaaagtaattaattacttagttacttagttacttagttactttttaaaaacacgatttacaacctgaataggtgataaagcgatagatctttcagcccaatgctactttttctgcataatccatcatacaaaatgtaatcaaatggaaaagtcccttttttaaaacttgttttattagttttaatcttttaactttatgcatcaagcaaaaatttaattatatgcaacactctctgactggaagaaatttgttttaaacctatttaaacctattttctgcacattccagcacataaaaatatatatatatatatatatttgagcgGGTTTACACtcaatctttcaaatagatgcaagtaaaacagagcagaaaataaataaagtcaaagactcagcggtccttttgctctattttcacctgtaaagcaggagtagagTAGGCGGAGGTTttccctggtgcaggtgtgccgcagcggtcagtggaagaatctgcgagtttctctgtgagtttcccattacatcgtagcgcactcggtgcttgctcagaggtttaggggttttttttcattgtaaaaagaagttttcttcccacacacaaCGGAcgttaatgtttttgtcactttttatggaatcaaacttaaagtaaggtcagtacttccacactttaaacgttacatgctcatactctctcccacactccATATAGTATCCATTgttgcacacagctgttttcacaaacgttgcacttgcttacgtcactgtcatgagacattctcgcaaaaaaaaaaaatcacagttttagtaaggcagtaacgcagcgttcctacgggaaagtaacggtaatctaatgaccgtttttgcaatagtaatcccttactttactcgttacttgaaaaaagtaatcggattacagtaacgcgttacaagtaacgcgttactgcccatctctgcttatAGGTGGTATAACTTCTACTTATAGGGCCGTTCAGTTTTTATCTCAACAGGAACATTGGTGTTGTTGGTCACTCAGCTCATGACCAACTGAGGTTTAGGTGATAAAACGTGAATGTTTCCACATTAGTTTAGGATGAAACTCTTGAGGAAAAGATGTGGGGAGAAAAGCCTGAAGGATGCCAAATAACACAAGGCCAGGGCTGAaaatcagcagcaacaagtctTATGGCGTGATGAATCTAAGTTAGAAATTTTTGGTTGAAACTATCATTAGTACAGAGGTACGACATTAAGTGTTtatagccatctgtaaaacatgatgcagctgcatttcagccactgTTATCTTCAAAATTAAGGGAATTATGGAGACAAAAAGTAGCATTACAGCTTGAGCCAGCATGCAGGACCACCCAGAATATGTCTGAGAAGCAACAATCTATTTTTTCagtatgacaatgatcccaaacacaccacCAGTGCAGTAAAACTATACATGGATTAAAAACAAGAGAATGGAACACAGTGAGCGTCCCTAGAGCCTGAACCTCaaaattattgaagcagtgtgggatcatcttgacagagaacagaacaaaaggcagccaacatccaaagaagagcttttaagcatccttcaagaagcctgcaaagcttttcctgaagacttaaagaaatgacaagaaaacatgagtaa is a window of Maylandia zebra isolate NMK-2024a linkage group LG22, Mzebra_GT3a, whole genome shotgun sequence DNA encoding:
- the eomesa gene encoding eomesodermin homolog a isoform X1 yields the protein MQLENILPSANINLPKTFYNLSSSDSANNSPRPSSQLEYQDVDRTESESSNAPKKYLSGVGNGMLGEGEGDTFTKAGPDGRKGSPVLGEDDLTNGRRYNIDELGSDRYFISSSQASSDMASPCSLFPYAGQTGSVYTGSSSSRYPASLHYGSVLPPTGFSSSSVCTGRSQFSSGGYQFSQGPGCLYPSYPGTGTGIGSMSLPGSAAGARAQVYLCNRPLWLKFHRHQTEMIITKQGRRMFPFLSFNITGLNLTAHYNVFVEIVLADPNHWRFQGGKWVTCGKADNNMQGNKVYVHPESPNTGAHWMRQEISFSKLKLTNNKGANNNNTQMIVLQSLHKYQPRLHIVEVTEDGVEDMSNEARTQTFTFPENQFIAVTAYQNTDITQLKIDHNPFAKGFRDNYDSMYTAPESDRLTPSPTDSPRSTQIVPGARYAMQPFFQDQFVNNLPQNRFYPGERAVPQTNSLLSPQSEDASAAASAQRWFVPPVQQPGSNKLDLSYENDYSTSSLLSYGIKPLSLQTSHALSYYPDSAFASMAAGWGTRSSYQRKMTTGLPWSPRPSPPAFPEDQLGATKEKLSEENAPPTSTWIETSHSLKSVDSADSGVYSMVCKRRRMSPGGSSTENSPTIKCEDLTTEEYNKDNPKGMGYYAFYTSP
- the eomesa gene encoding eomesodermin homolog a isoform X2, translating into MQLENILPSANINLPKTFYNLSSSDSANNSPRPSSQLEYQDVDRTESESSNAPKKYLSGVGNGMLGEGEGDTFTKAGPDGRKGSPVLGEDDLTNGRRYNIDELGSDRYFISSSQASSDMASPCSLFPYAGQTGSVYTGSSSSRYPASLHYGSVLPPTGFSSSSVCTGRSQFSSGGYQFSQGPGCLYPSYPGTGTGIGSMSLPGSAAGARAQVYLCNRPLWLKFHRHQTEMIITKQGRRMFPFLSFNITGLNLTAHYNVFVEIVLADPNHWRFQGGKWVTCGKADNNMQGNKVYVHPESPNTGAHWMRQEISFSKLKLTNNKGANNNNTQMIVLQSLHKYQPRLHIVEVTEDGVEDMSNEARTQTFTFPENQFIAVTAYQNTDITQLKIDHNPFAKGFRDNYDSMYTAPESDRLTPSPTDSPRSTQIVPGARYAMQPFFQDQFVNNLPQNRFYPGERAVPQTNSLLSPQSEDASAAASAQRWFVPPVQQPGSNKLDLSYENDYSTSSLLSYGIKPLSLQTSHALSYYPDSAFASMAAGWGTRSSYQRKMTTGLPWSPRPSPPAFPEDQLGATKEKLSEENAPPTSTWIETSHSLKSVDSADSGVYSMVCKRRRMSPGGSSTENSPTIKCEDLTTEEYNKDNPKGAKA